The proteins below come from a single Sorghum bicolor cultivar BTx623 chromosome 4, Sorghum_bicolor_NCBIv3, whole genome shotgun sequence genomic window:
- the LOC8072484 gene encoding uncharacterized protein LOC8072484 has protein sequence MASGSSNPDSMDTDPPGGLSIAVERNPPESRLQQLGVRSWPKWGCPPGKFPVKFDARQTCYLLKGKVRAHIKGSSECVEFGAGDLVVFPKGLSCTWDVVAAVDKYYKFDSS, from the exons ATGGCCTCGGGGTCGTCGAACCCGGACAGCATGGACACGGACCCTCCTGGCGGCCTCTCCATCGCCGTCGAGCGCAACCCGCCGGAGTCGCGCCTGCAGCAGCTCGGCGTCAGGTCCTGGCCCAA GTGGGGTTGCCCGCCGGGGAAGTTCCCGGTGAAGTTCGACGCGCGGCAGACGTGCTACCTGCTCAAGGGCAAGGTGCGGGCGCACATCAAGGGTTCGTCCGAGTGCGTGGAGTTCGGCGCCGGCGACCTCGTCGTCTTCCCCAAGGGGCTCAGCTGCACCTGGGacgtcgtcgccgccgtcgaCAAGTACTACAAGTTCGACTCGTCCTGA